Proteins from a genomic interval of Pseudodesulfovibrio nedwellii:
- a CDS encoding M24 family metallopeptidase, which produces MFEAIARIPGIELTRRHDAVRRHLQTVAPEAGGILVFSRLNIFYLTGTFGQGVLWLPLDGKPVLLIRNGIQRARIEAGVEHILSFKSYSELPGLCADAGSPFTATLAAVMAGLTWQLGLMLSAKLKDYTIVPGDHAVALAKMVKSDYELEILRRCGALHHKCLYEMLPEKLKPGMTEREVSHLAWEAFFAEGHMGMMRMQAHGEEIFLGHIAAGDSGNYPSGFNGPLGLRGEHPASVFMGNANKVWELGEPLMLDIGFQIEGYHTDKTQAYFAGPESAKTDEIRKAHDFCIEMQNWCCETARPGVTPAELYEYCVDQADKRGFADGFMGLDENKVPFIGHGIGLTIDEFPPIAKGFDVPFENGMVIAIEPKQSIRGVAMVGVENTFEITDDGCRCLSGDSYEMIPIE; this is translated from the coding sequence ATGTTTGAAGCTATTGCCCGTATTCCTGGAATCGAATTGACACGTCGTCATGATGCGGTTCGACGTCATTTACAGACAGTTGCCCCTGAGGCCGGCGGTATTCTAGTTTTTTCCCGTCTTAATATTTTTTATTTGACAGGAACCTTTGGTCAAGGAGTGCTGTGGCTTCCTTTGGATGGTAAACCTGTTTTGCTCATCCGTAATGGTATCCAACGTGCACGGATTGAGGCTGGGGTGGAACATATACTGTCGTTCAAGTCCTATTCAGAGCTTCCGGGTTTATGTGCTGATGCCGGCAGTCCTTTTACTGCGACTCTTGCGGCTGTTATGGCGGGATTGACATGGCAGCTCGGTTTGATGCTGTCTGCTAAACTTAAGGATTACACCATCGTTCCTGGGGATCATGCTGTCGCATTGGCAAAGATGGTCAAGTCCGATTATGAATTGGAAATTCTGCGTCGTTGTGGTGCTCTGCATCATAAATGCCTTTACGAGATGTTACCCGAGAAGCTGAAGCCAGGTATGACAGAGCGAGAAGTATCTCATCTCGCTTGGGAGGCGTTTTTTGCGGAGGGGCATATGGGCATGATGCGTATGCAGGCACACGGGGAAGAAATCTTTCTTGGTCATATCGCAGCTGGCGATTCAGGGAATTATCCTAGTGGCTTTAATGGGCCGCTTGGTTTGCGTGGTGAACATCCCGCTTCCGTTTTTATGGGGAATGCGAACAAGGTGTGGGAATTAGGTGAGCCGCTTATGCTCGACATAGGCTTTCAGATCGAAGGATATCATACAGACAAGACGCAAGCGTATTTTGCTGGGCCTGAATCAGCCAAGACTGACGAAATCCGTAAGGCACATGATTTTTGTATTGAGATGCAGAATTGGTGTTGTGAAACAGCTCGTCCGGGTGTGACTCCTGCTGAATTGTATGAATATTGCGTCGACCAAGCGGACAAGCGAGGCTTTGCAGATGGGTTTATGGGATTGGATGAGAATAAAGTGCCGTTTATCGGTCACGGCATAGGGCTGACTATTGATGAGTTCCCGCCCATCGCCAAGGGATTTGATGTTCCATTTGAGAATGGTATGGTTATCGCTATTGAGCCAAAGCAGAGTATTCGTGGTGTTGCTATGGTGGGTGTGGAGAATACGTTTGAGATTACGGACGATGGATGTAGGTGTCTTTCTGGCGATTCATATGAAATGATTCCTATCGAATAA
- a CDS encoding CoA-binding protein gives MLIDMKELAPLLRKVKTIAVVGAIDKPSRPVDGVGRTMINMGFDIIPVHPKRSDVWGLPTYQTVTDIPTPIDVVNLFRAAQFCPDHAREVLNMTPLPKIFWMQSGVISPEARKILEGSGIIVVEDRCLKVELQALGITR, from the coding sequence ATGTTGATTGATATGAAAGAGCTAGCCCCGCTGCTGCGCAAGGTCAAGACCATTGCGGTGGTCGGAGCCATAGACAAACCATCCAGACCAGTAGACGGTGTTGGTCGAACCATGATCAATATGGGATTCGACATCATCCCTGTCCACCCGAAACGCTCGGATGTCTGGGGCCTGCCCACTTATCAGACGGTGACAGACATCCCGACTCCCATAGATGTTGTGAATTTGTTCAGAGCAGCACAATTCTGTCCCGATCATGCCCGTGAAGTTTTGAATATGACCCCGCTTCCCAAAATTTTCTGGATGCAATCCGGTGTTATCAGCCCTGAAGCACGAAAGATTCTGGAAGGAAGTGGCATTATCGTTGTTGAAGATCGCTGCCTTAAAGTCGAACTCCAAGCACTGGGGATCACAAGATGA
- a CDS encoding YkgJ family cysteine cluster protein, which produces MSEIAFDCQMCGHCCQGEGGIVMTSKDRKRLAEHLNISVDELVGKYAHQRGGKLHLNVGEDNYCIFYKEGCGVHPGRPDICRAWPYFRGNLIDELSWEMIQDYCPGVNPKAGHKEFVRQGREYLHKEDLLRYDPETSPNALISDE; this is translated from the coding sequence ATGAGTGAAATAGCTTTTGATTGTCAAATGTGTGGGCATTGCTGCCAAGGTGAAGGAGGCATAGTCATGACCTCCAAAGACCGTAAACGTCTGGCCGAGCACCTCAATATTTCCGTCGACGAATTGGTCGGGAAATATGCACATCAACGCGGTGGAAAACTCCACCTCAACGTGGGAGAAGACAACTACTGTATCTTCTACAAAGAAGGCTGCGGAGTGCATCCAGGACGCCCGGACATTTGTCGTGCATGGCCATATTTTCGTGGCAATCTCATTGATGAATTGAGTTGGGAAATGATTCAGGATTACTGTCCCGGTGTAAATCCCAAGGCCGGACACAAGGAATTTGTCCGTCAGGGCCGCGAGTATTTGCACAAGGAAGACCTTTTGCGCTATGATCCAGAAACTTCACCAAACGCATTGATTTCAGACGAATAG
- a CDS encoding DnaJ domain-containing protein, which translates to MNLQECLTVLQLDANASLGEIKTAFRKLAFKYHPDLNSGPNAGKKFREINEAYVTAKGLLETNGSSRNGSGQTETEEPKASRKQGAKAYARQQKKASPGRPKRARSTRARTQKYYYKEEEVLKTILGDPFAKKVFEDIYSQIRKEQPGYQGPLELKKRKLQLHWGERTLNLDFSKGIKGWFKSQMDHEQTVHFPAHHLMPGRKIRITVEQKFSKGPKTIEVTLPRDFVVGRPIRLKGLGRKLGPITGDLLLRILGK; encoded by the coding sequence ATGAATCTCCAGGAATGTCTCACAGTGCTCCAGCTCGACGCAAACGCATCCCTGGGCGAAATCAAAACCGCTTTTCGCAAACTCGCATTTAAATACCATCCAGATCTAAATTCCGGTCCGAATGCGGGTAAGAAATTCCGTGAAATCAACGAAGCCTACGTTACGGCCAAAGGCCTGCTGGAAACGAATGGCTCTTCACGCAATGGTTCCGGACAAACTGAAACGGAAGAACCAAAGGCCAGTCGCAAACAAGGCGCCAAAGCGTATGCGCGACAGCAAAAGAAGGCTTCACCCGGAAGACCCAAACGAGCCAGATCCACACGCGCAAGAACCCAGAAGTATTATTACAAGGAAGAAGAAGTCCTCAAAACCATCCTTGGCGACCCTTTTGCAAAAAAAGTCTTCGAAGATATTTACAGTCAAATCCGCAAGGAACAGCCAGGATATCAAGGCCCACTAGAACTCAAAAAGCGCAAACTCCAACTCCATTGGGGCGAACGCACACTCAACCTTGACTTCTCCAAAGGCATCAAGGGCTGGTTCAAGAGCCAGATGGACCATGAACAAACCGTCCACTTCCCGGCTCACCATCTTATGCCTGGTCGTAAAATACGTATTACGGTAGAACAAAAATTCTCCAAAGGTCCAAAAACAATCGAAGTTACCCTACCCCGAGACTTCGTCGTAGGCCGTCCCATCCGTCTCAAAGGACTGGGACGAAAGCTTGGCCCCATTACCGGAGATCTTCTTTTACGAATTTTAGGGAAATAA
- the hisH gene encoding imidazole glycerol phosphate synthase subunit HisH, translating into MLAIFDYKAGNQTSVRRALDHLGIPNEITNDAEKLNKASGIIFPGVGAAGQAMEELHSGGLDEVIKGLIWQKKPVLGICVGCQILLDYSEENDTKALEVIPGECRLFNPSWVDYEDTTIRVPHMGWNQIELVKECELFAGIDPDADFYFVHSYFPHPQDEFVIGNTRYGIDFCSVHGRQGLWAVQFHPEKSGRPGLKMLQNFYNYCQEAANAQ; encoded by the coding sequence ATGCTCGCCATATTTGACTACAAAGCTGGAAACCAGACCAGTGTCCGTCGGGCACTTGACCATCTGGGCATTCCAAATGAAATTACCAATGATGCTGAAAAGCTCAACAAAGCTTCAGGTATTATTTTCCCCGGAGTCGGGGCAGCAGGTCAAGCCATGGAGGAACTCCATTCTGGTGGCCTTGATGAAGTCATAAAAGGACTCATTTGGCAAAAAAAACCGGTACTCGGCATATGCGTTGGTTGCCAAATTTTATTGGATTACTCCGAGGAAAACGATACCAAAGCGCTGGAAGTAATCCCAGGCGAATGCCGCCTGTTCAACCCTTCTTGGGTTGATTATGAAGACACCACAATCCGCGTGCCTCACATGGGCTGGAACCAAATCGAACTGGTCAAGGAATGTGAACTCTTTGCAGGTATTGACCCTGATGCGGATTTTTATTTTGTCCATAGCTACTTCCCGCACCCTCAAGATGAGTTCGTCATCGGCAACACCCGATATGGCATCGATTTCTGCTCCGTGCATGGACGCCAAGGACTCTGGGCTGTCCAATTCCATCCTGAAAAATCAGGACGGCCAGGCTTAAAAATGTTACAAAATTTCTACAACTACTGTCAGGAGGCCGCCAATGCTCAGTAA
- the hisF gene encoding imidazole glycerol phosphate synthase subunit HisF has protein sequence MLSKRVIPCLDVRNGRLTKGIKFKDNVDIGDPVETAKKYYEEGADEIVFYDITASHEARGIFLDVVEKVASQIFIPFSVGGGINTVDDMRDVLVAGAEKVSVNSGAVKNPDIISEGAARFGSQCVVLGMDVKRVEKSEKIPSGFEIVIHGGRKFMGLDAVEWAKTGEALGAGEICLNSIDADGVKKGYDLELTRIIAESVTIPVIASGGAGNPQHMVDAVTTGKATAALIASIVHYGEYTIPELKKQMANAGVQTRAVW, from the coding sequence ATGCTCAGTAAGCGTGTCATTCCCTGTCTCGATGTCCGCAACGGCAGACTGACCAAGGGCATCAAATTCAAAGACAATGTGGATATCGGCGACCCCGTTGAAACCGCCAAGAAATATTATGAAGAAGGCGCGGATGAAATTGTCTTTTACGACATCACCGCCTCCCATGAAGCTCGCGGTATTTTCCTCGACGTGGTTGAAAAAGTAGCCTCTCAAATATTCATCCCCTTTTCTGTCGGCGGTGGGATCAATACAGTTGATGACATGCGCGACGTACTCGTTGCGGGCGCAGAAAAGGTCTCCGTCAATTCCGGGGCTGTCAAAAACCCAGATATTATCAGTGAAGGTGCTGCCCGCTTTGGTTCCCAATGCGTGGTGCTCGGCATGGATGTAAAACGCGTGGAAAAATCTGAAAAAATTCCTTCCGGTTTTGAAATCGTTATTCACGGAGGCCGCAAATTCATGGGCCTTGATGCCGTTGAATGGGCCAAAACCGGCGAGGCTTTAGGTGCTGGTGAAATCTGCCTCAACTCTATCGACGCAGATGGTGTCAAGAAAGGATACGATCTGGAACTAACCCGGATTATCGCTGAATCCGTAACCATTCCGGTTATCGCTTCCGGTGGAGCCGGCAACCCACAACATATGGTTGACGCTGTCACCACTGGCAAAGCGACAGCCGCGCTCATCGCCTCAATCGTGCATTACGGCGAATACACTATTCCCGAATTAAAAAAACAGATGGCTAACGCCGGAGTACAAACTCGCGCTGTCTGGTAA
- the moaC gene encoding cyclic pyranopterin monophosphate synthase MoaC has protein sequence MVDGFSHMDDDGNARMVDVSEKKDTQRTAIVRGIVRLAPETLRLLKQNALPKGDVLTTAKIAGIQAAKRTADLIPMCHPMPISYVDIRFTVLDDENAIELECEVRTTYKTGIEMEALIGVQVAAATIYDMCKAVQKDVVIDACRLVFKSGGKSGIFRAE, from the coding sequence ATGGTTGACGGTTTTTCGCATATGGATGATGACGGTAACGCTCGCATGGTTGATGTGTCGGAGAAGAAAGACACTCAACGGACAGCGATTGTTCGGGGTATAGTCCGCTTGGCTCCCGAGACATTGCGTTTGCTCAAGCAGAACGCATTGCCTAAGGGCGATGTGTTAACTACCGCTAAAATAGCGGGCATTCAGGCCGCAAAGCGGACCGCCGATCTGATTCCCATGTGTCATCCGATGCCTATCAGCTATGTGGACATCCGATTCACTGTTTTGGACGATGAAAATGCCATTGAGCTAGAGTGTGAAGTGCGGACAACATACAAGACCGGTATTGAGATGGAAGCCTTGATTGGCGTTCAGGTTGCTGCTGCCACTATCTATGACATGTGCAAGGCTGTACAGAAAGATGTCGTCATTGATGCCTGCCGGTTGGTCTTCAAGTCAGGTGGCAAGAGTGGAATCTTCCGGGCTGAGTAG
- the dnaJ gene encoding molecular chaperone DnaJ, giving the protein MSKRDYYEVLGVDTSASQDEIKSAYRKKAFKYHPDRNQDDPEAESKFKEAAEAYEILGNDDKRQAYDRFGHEGVNGNGFSGFSSNEDIFGAFSDIFGEVFGFSSAGRGGGNRPRAGSDLRYNLEISFREAAKGAEVDIQIPVEVLCEECDGSGAAPGSTAETCPQCGGSGSMQQSQGFFRISVTCPHCQGAGQIITDPCDECLGRGSVIKDKDLKVRIPAGVDNNSRLRLRGEGEAGMFGGPPGDLYVVIRVTSDDVFERQGQNLIISREISMVEAALGHRMEVPTLDDPVNLDIPSGTQSGEVFRLRGLGMPHLGSTHNGDLLVEIKVKTPTRLNAQQEELLKEFAEIEASKLSTKAKGFFKKAKEKVMGD; this is encoded by the coding sequence ATGTCCAAACGCGATTATTATGAAGTGTTGGGAGTGGATACGTCTGCATCTCAGGACGAAATCAAGTCGGCATATCGAAAAAAGGCATTCAAGTATCATCCAGACCGGAATCAGGATGACCCTGAAGCTGAATCCAAGTTTAAGGAAGCAGCTGAAGCATATGAGATTCTCGGCAACGATGATAAGCGGCAAGCCTATGACCGTTTTGGTCACGAAGGTGTAAACGGGAACGGTTTTTCCGGTTTTTCCAGTAATGAAGATATATTTGGAGCATTCAGCGATATTTTCGGTGAAGTTTTCGGTTTTTCTTCTGCTGGTCGAGGCGGTGGCAATCGTCCTCGTGCCGGGTCCGATCTTCGGTATAATTTGGAGATTTCTTTCCGTGAAGCGGCGAAGGGAGCTGAAGTTGATATTCAGATTCCAGTTGAAGTCCTTTGCGAGGAGTGTGATGGGTCCGGTGCAGCACCAGGGTCTACGGCGGAAACGTGTCCTCAGTGTGGTGGCTCCGGTTCTATGCAGCAGTCACAGGGTTTTTTCCGTATTTCCGTGACATGTCCTCATTGTCAGGGGGCAGGCCAGATTATTACTGATCCTTGTGATGAATGTCTGGGCCGAGGTTCGGTCATTAAGGACAAGGACCTCAAGGTCAGAATCCCGGCTGGAGTGGATAACAACTCCAGACTTCGTCTTCGTGGCGAAGGTGAGGCTGGCATGTTTGGTGGTCCCCCAGGTGATTTGTACGTCGTGATTCGAGTAACCTCGGACGACGTATTCGAACGTCAGGGACAAAATCTGATTATCAGTCGTGAAATTTCCATGGTCGAGGCTGCACTCGGTCATCGTATGGAAGTACCTACATTGGATGATCCGGTTAATCTGGATATTCCGAGTGGAACACAGAGCGGAGAAGTTTTCCGTCTTCGTGGTCTCGGCATGCCTCATTTGGGGAGTACGCACAATGGTGATCTTTTGGTGGAAATCAAGGTTAAGACTCCGACTCGACTCAATGCTCAACAGGAAGAACTGTTGAAAGAGTTTGCTGAGATTGAGGCGAGTAAATTGTCCACCAAGGCCAAGGGCTTTTTCAAGAAGGCCAAAGAAAAAGTAATGGGAGATTAG
- the rpoZ gene encoding DNA-directed RNA polymerase subunit omega, giving the protein MARITVEDCLARVSNRFLITQMGIKRVKQYREGYEPLVTSSNKEIVSSLREIAAGKVVPDRPIPEANLDSELPEDA; this is encoded by the coding sequence ATGGCTCGTATTACTGTTGAAGATTGTCTGGCAAGAGTGAGTAATCGTTTTCTTATTACACAGATGGGAATTAAAAGGGTCAAGCAGTACCGTGAAGGGTACGAACCTTTGGTGACATCCAGTAATAAGGAAATCGTCAGCTCTTTGCGTGAAATCGCAGCGGGCAAGGTCGTTCCCGACCGTCCGATTCCCGAAGCCAATCTTGATTCTGAACTTCCTGAGGATGCCTAA
- a CDS encoding DUF4340 domain-containing protein, protein MPDLKRYVYFAAMVLVVGLAGGAYWYNSYGNTSQVVSRWLSRSLDQVESIHVQIPEGSYTLVSVGAGWEIHVPGASWNIKARALTGRVLSYESLLVDLTPRRSIGGFDRGGPEEFGLEEPEFKVILTFGKKGGEPLTLRLTSCESGTVYGWNSENPALVYEFDKQSFDELIQPAETFFDTRVFSFNEDEIHRVQLVQPFGSSWLVDLSAQGYTFNLPGYLKGKSASDSKINLYIHALALLRAGKLVLDPVVTEQRMAALTIRLWSKRNEIPHSVEFFTFKDDPKRYIGKSSWLTVPFLLDVESVSQLVRSAFDVQGRNIFTLEIGDVASFVIEHGRNRYVLERSDTGWRVHGEEKDIPGIDMSLWRFTELQFEALPLNNLATSAVKLMQCQLLDDDGQLLKAMTFYADPKLPQGQCWMKNGDGMYYPVSSRLLKDLQGMFPAGKI, encoded by the coding sequence ATGCCTGATTTGAAACGATACGTGTATTTCGCAGCCATGGTGCTTGTGGTCGGTTTGGCCGGAGGTGCTTATTGGTATAATTCTTATGGAAATACCAGTCAGGTTGTTTCCAGATGGTTGTCTCGATCACTCGACCAAGTCGAGTCAATTCATGTGCAGATTCCAGAGGGTTCATATACCTTGGTTTCTGTGGGGGCCGGATGGGAAATTCATGTGCCGGGGGCATCCTGGAATATCAAGGCTCGTGCATTGACCGGGCGAGTCTTGTCGTATGAGTCCTTGCTTGTTGATTTGACTCCACGGCGGTCCATTGGTGGCTTTGATCGAGGTGGTCCCGAAGAATTCGGTTTGGAAGAGCCTGAATTTAAGGTGATCCTGACCTTTGGTAAAAAAGGCGGTGAACCGCTGACGCTTCGACTTACTTCCTGTGAATCTGGGACTGTTTACGGTTGGAATTCGGAAAATCCGGCATTGGTGTATGAATTCGACAAGCAGTCGTTTGATGAACTGATACAACCGGCAGAGACTTTTTTTGATACACGGGTCTTTTCTTTTAATGAAGATGAAATTCATAGGGTTCAATTGGTTCAGCCTTTTGGGTCCAGTTGGCTGGTTGATCTGTCCGCGCAAGGATATACGTTTAATTTGCCGGGGTATCTTAAGGGAAAAAGTGCCTCGGATTCGAAGATTAATCTGTATATCCACGCCTTGGCCTTATTGCGGGCTGGGAAACTGGTGCTTGATCCTGTCGTGACTGAACAGCGAATGGCTGCGTTGACTATTAGGCTTTGGAGTAAACGGAATGAGATACCCCATTCCGTGGAATTTTTTACTTTTAAGGATGACCCCAAGCGGTATATTGGCAAATCATCCTGGCTGACAGTGCCTTTTCTGCTTGACGTGGAAAGTGTCAGTCAATTGGTTCGTAGCGCTTTTGATGTTCAGGGACGAAATATCTTTACTCTGGAGATTGGTGACGTAGCCAGTTTTGTTATTGAGCACGGCCGTAATCGTTATGTGCTTGAACGGAGTGATACAGGGTGGCGTGTACACGGGGAAGAAAAAGATATTCCCGGCATTGACATGTCGCTATGGAGATTTACTGAATTACAGTTCGAAGCGTTGCCACTCAATAATTTGGCAACTTCGGCTGTAAAGCTCATGCAGTGTCAGCTTTTGGATGATGACGGGCAACTGTTGAAGGCTATGACCTTCTATGCTGATCCGAAGTTGCCTCAGGGGCAGTGCTGGATGAAGAATGGAGACGGGATGTATTATCCGGTTTCCAGTCGGTTGTTGAAAGATTTGCAGGGCATGTTCCCGGCCGGTAAGATTTAA
- a CDS encoding tRNA lysidine(34) synthetase, which translates to MASWGKLTFAQKNCVSATGKLMQKTEMVSHGSRIGLAISGGVDSFLMLKVMMIRQAIMPFPVELMVLHINPGFEPESHTPLVDWCAQNGIPAHIELTDFGPRAHTDENRKNSPCFYCSMHRRKRLFELCRDYNLSHLAFGHNADDNVVTFFMNIVQNGRVAGLSANEPFFDGNLQVIRPTMLLEKKTVIKAAKQWELPIWKNICPSNGATKRDEIHDWLRTMWQTDKRIKNNVFNAITRQQVDLTSKKV; encoded by the coding sequence ATGGCCTCATGGGGCAAACTCACCTTTGCACAAAAAAATTGTGTTTCAGCCACAGGAAAACTCATGCAAAAGACCGAAATGGTCTCGCATGGATCACGAATAGGCCTTGCCATATCTGGCGGGGTTGACAGTTTCCTCATGCTCAAAGTCATGATGATTCGCCAAGCGATCATGCCCTTTCCCGTTGAACTGATGGTTCTTCACATAAACCCCGGTTTCGAGCCGGAATCACACACACCGCTTGTTGACTGGTGTGCTCAAAACGGCATCCCTGCACACATCGAACTAACCGATTTTGGCCCCCGTGCCCATACAGATGAAAACCGAAAGAACTCCCCCTGCTTCTATTGTAGTATGCATCGCAGAAAAAGACTTTTTGAACTGTGTCGCGACTACAACCTCAGCCACTTGGCCTTTGGCCACAATGCCGACGATAATGTCGTCACTTTTTTTATGAATATTGTTCAAAACGGACGAGTCGCCGGACTTTCAGCCAATGAACCTTTTTTTGACGGTAACCTACAAGTCATTAGGCCGACCATGCTTCTCGAAAAAAAGACAGTTATTAAAGCGGCAAAACAGTGGGAACTTCCTATTTGGAAAAATATTTGCCCCTCTAACGGTGCGACTAAACGAGATGAAATCCATGACTGGCTACGCACCATGTGGCAAACCGATAAACGAATTAAAAACAATGTCTTCAATGCTATAACTCGCCAACAGGTTGACTTGACAAGTAAAAAAGTCTAG
- a CDS encoding M23 family metallopeptidase → MLFRKYHIVVFKDKQGSCKKFQLRGWLIATLFFLMVGMATGNVILWKKYAQHSRVEQGLNIAEKTVQEQKTQLLSLSQKISTLQKNLGRIRDFDSKLRVMINLDQGEGQAAAPKGGSTNENFSKGYLPLYRQELLARKMHEFLRQLNIEARLEEVRQQEIMHTLRSNKNILEATPSIWPTSGWVTSGFAWRTSPFTGKREFHKGIDISAPRGTPIYAPARGDIIFSGRDSSYGLSVQLKHNSSLTTRYAHMYRIAVKSGQEVTRGELIGYVGSTGRSTGPHLHYEVRLNGVPVNPKRYILN, encoded by the coding sequence ATGCTTTTCAGAAAATATCATATAGTTGTCTTTAAAGACAAACAGGGTTCCTGCAAAAAATTCCAGCTTCGAGGCTGGCTTATCGCTACTCTTTTCTTCCTGATGGTCGGCATGGCCACCGGGAATGTTATTTTATGGAAGAAGTATGCACAACATTCACGGGTTGAACAGGGCCTAAACATAGCTGAAAAAACAGTTCAAGAACAAAAGACCCAACTGTTAAGTCTTTCACAAAAAATATCCACGCTGCAAAAGAATCTGGGGCGTATTCGCGACTTCGATTCCAAATTGCGTGTTATGATCAACCTTGATCAAGGCGAAGGCCAGGCTGCGGCACCTAAGGGTGGATCAACCAACGAAAACTTTTCCAAAGGGTATCTTCCACTTTATCGCCAGGAACTTCTAGCCCGCAAAATGCATGAATTCCTGCGCCAGTTAAATATTGAGGCACGGCTCGAGGAAGTGCGGCAGCAGGAAATTATGCACACCCTGCGCAGCAACAAGAATATACTCGAAGCAACCCCGTCCATCTGGCCGACTTCCGGCTGGGTTACTTCCGGTTTTGCATGGCGCACATCGCCTTTCACCGGAAAACGAGAATTCCACAAGGGTATCGATATCTCAGCACCTCGAGGCACCCCCATTTACGCTCCAGCCCGCGGGGACATCATCTTCTCAGGTCGAGACAGTTCCTACGGACTGAGTGTCCAATTAAAACACAATTCCAGCCTGACTACGCGTTATGCACATATGTATCGCATCGCGGTTAAAAGCGGTCAGGAAGTCACAAGAGGCGAGTTAATCGGCTATGTCGGTTCCACAGGACGAAGCACAGGCCCTCACCTCCATTATGAAGTCCGCCTGAATGGCGTTCCGGTTAATCCGAAACGGTACATTCTCAACTAG